tatgaCGATATCCAAAATATCACAATTTACGGTATCTTTAACATCTCTGTATATCAAAGCACACGACTCATATATTAAGCACAACTATATTATACTGTTGTCAGAAATCTATTGTGCTGTTTCCATATTTGTTTCAGTTGTGACGGTGTATATCCTTGTGCTGACAAAACAAATTTCGTCAGTGACGATGTTCGATACCCATATATGCCTGTATCTTGGACAGGTTTTACTCCAAGTTTGTAAGCTATAATAGCCAAGTAGACATCGTCCAGACGAAAATGCTTGGTATGCCGCATGGCTATCTGTACGTCCGACACGAAGTCCATTGTCATAATAACGGTCCCACCCGCTATAAATGGTGGATATTTTGTCCAGGGGTACTCTGAAACCGGAACATGCCACTTACTCGCGTTACTGCGATGAGGCTCATAACCATCAAATAACCGTCCCATATACAAATTCGTTCGATGTTTAGGTGGTAACTGATTCAGATACCGAACTAATGTTTTCAATGATACGAATATATCATCATCTATTGATACGATAAAGTGTGCTTTAGGACAAAACTCATGTACCCAATTAAATAATGTAGATGTTTTCAGCGTATTGTTAAAATATGTATCATGAAAATCCATTAAAATGATATCGTTGAATTGTTTAATTTCATCCCAAATATAATCAAAAGACCCATAAACTGGGGTACCTAATACAAACACTGTTTTGACGGTTACATCTTTTAAATACTTCATATTACCCCATGTTTGTCGTATGGCGATCCTTTgttgtaaattatcatattttgatttcacAACAAACAGCAGAAATACATCCTCCATGTGATTTTGGAACTTTGCGCTGGTATCCAAACACGTGTTTCTTGGATTGTGGAGGTACGGCCATGTGAACGGATTGATGACTCGGTGTTTAACTTCTCCAGTTTGCCTATACGCCTGTACCAGTTTCACCATATCCACGTCAAGAGGGTACGAAAAGTTATCAAACgataaaaatgtataaactGGAGCTGTTGATTCGGTTTGAGAAGTCGGTACTAATAGTTTCCTCTGGATGGTAGTATTGGTATCCTTTATAAATATCACTCGTGATGAAATGTTAAAAGACACATAGTGAAAGTTT
This portion of the Argopecten irradians isolate NY chromosome 6, Ai_NY, whole genome shotgun sequence genome encodes:
- the LOC138326326 gene encoding beta-1,3-galactosyltransferase 1-like, producing the protein MQFIRRHVCVLYIVVLITVFVIYELNQNLKPIRNFHYVSFNISSRVIFIKDTNTTIQRKLLVPTSQTESTAPVYTFLSFDNFSYPLDVDMVKLVQAYRQTGEVKHRVINPFTWPYLHNPRNTCLDTSAKFQNHMEDVFLLFVVKSKYDNLQQRIAIRQTWGNMKYLKDVTVKTVFVLGTPVYGSFDYIWDEIKQFNDIILMDFHDTYFNNTLKTSTLFNWVHEFCPKAHFIVSIDDDIFVSLKTLVRYLNQLPPKHRTNLYMGRLFDGYEPHRSNASKWHVPVSEYPWTKYPPFIAGGTVIMTMDFVSDVQIAMRHTKHFRLDDVYLAIIAYKLGVKPVQDTGIYGYRTSSLTKFVLSAQGYTPSQLKQIWKQHNRFLTTV